The region CAAGCCAGTTATTTGCATTTTTATGATGACTTGGTTGATTCTTGATTGTGGGATTTAGATTTTTATGTAGTTGTGTTCAACTCTCAAGTCAGTTTTGGTAAAGACTGCCTTTTTATGATGATTTGGTTGATTCTTGATTGTgggattttgatttttattaagATGCGATCAACTCTCATGCCATTTTTGCTAAAGACTGCTTTTTTATGATGATTTGGCTGGTTCTTGAATGTGggatttgaattttgttttgatGCAGGTGAGTTAAAGAAGATGGTGGCAGGGGCAACTGGGGTGCACACACAAGATCAGAAGATGATTTACAAGGAAAAGGAGAGAGATTCAAAATCATTTCTTGATAGTGTTGGTGTAAGAGATGGCTCAAAGATTGTGATGGTTGAAGATGAAGTGAGTAGAGAGAGAAGATGCCTTGAATCAAGAAAGAATGCTAAATTGGACAAGGCATCAAAGGAGATTGCAGAGATCAGATTTGAGGTTGATGCCCTTGCAAAAAAGGTACCATTCTTCTTGAGAAAATAATTTGATTCATTTATTGATAATAgttttaattgaagagttgtgatTGGTTGTGAATTGGTAGGTGGGAGCAATTGAATTGGAAATTAATGGAGGCAAGAAAGTTGTGGAGACAGTTTTTTTGGGCTTGATTGAATTGTTGATGAAACAGCTCATAAAGTTGGATGCAATTGTTGCTGATGGAGATGTAAAGCTCCAGAGAAGAATGCAGGttacatatttattttatttataataaaaaataagatgaaaatcactttttatttttttggttttgacTTTGATGAGTTCTTGAAGGTGAAAAGGGTGCAGAGGTACATAGAAACTCTTGACATGCTGAAGATGAGGAATTCCAACCTAGAAAATATGCAGCAATACCAGAAGATTTACAAGGAACCGGTGTCGAAAACTTGCCAAAAACAGCAAGAAATGAAGAAGATTAATGGGGGTTTCAATCATGGGCAAGTGGTGGTTACAACAAAATGGGAGACATTCTGATGAACCAAGGAAAGTTCAAGTTCAAGAAAGTTGCTGTGATGAAAAAAGAAGTtatataatttgatttttaatgGTATAGAAAGTATTATGCACATATGTTTTCTGTTAAAtcttgaatatatatatatatataaatggatGGATGGTGTTGGGAAATATGATTGTTTTTCCATTCTTTAATTTTCTGCACTAAGATTTTGGTGATTGTATGATGCTCTATTTGTTTAGAATGTGAAGTGAAATTCTTCTTCCaatttgtatataaaaattGGTGTAAAGTGGAGGTTAAAGGGATTCTTAATAGTAATAGTACATGCAATTTACTTTTGATTTACCTACATTTTTAAATAATTCTTTAGCATAATTCagaaaaatatatactccatttttgTAGTACTATTAGAATCACACACTCACGTATGCAAGATGACTCGAACATCTAACTTACTGAgttaaataaaactaaaatctTTTGTTCAACCGATGATTTTACGTTCAATACCAGAATAAGTACTCCATAAATAAACATTTTTTCGATTTGTGGGAAAATAATTTAGGATTTCGGTGTAATTGATGAAGACAACATCATTACCTAATCTGCTACACAAAGATTCCAATGTTTTTGTTGGTACAGCAAAAGTTGATGGAACAATGAACCAACCATAAATTTAATCATCTTTTTGACAATACTCACTAAACTacactgttttttttttctcaaaatataATCTTTGTTTTGACTTTTAAGCCCACAGGCTATCGttcattattcatttattttctttagGCGTGAGAAATTTCACTAGTTATCTCATTTTCTCTTTATGTTTTCGCAACATCTAATAAAGTATATGTCATGGATTTAAGTCTGCTTTTAAACCATTAGAAGAATAGAGTAAGTGATGAAAAGAAAAGTACAATCTCCGTCtattatttactattttttatggaataTCATCcactaataatttattatataaagtTAATAGTACCACTATTATAAAAATGATCTACATTTACATTTACCTAACTTTTGCGacttatttttctttacatttcttaaataaAAGTCAAAGATAGAATGATTATTTATTTAGGATGACAGATTACATAGCTAAGAAAGAGGCCCACATATATGAGAAAACTAATTAgactatatatatttaatgattCTTTAATAATTCATAGCAAATTTCGTATATAAAATAATCtcccaattttcattttatttgggTTAACTATTGTGATTCTTGAAACGCTTTCGCATaggaaaatttaaattataatcatGATAGAGTCATTGGGCCAATGTTGTCAAATAGCGGCTATAGCGGGGATATTGCGCTATAGCATATCAGTTTTTAATGAAAACGCTATCGCCACACCGGTACGTAGCATTTTTCTGTGGCGGCCGCCATACCCGTGGCGGTCGTGGCGCCATAGCGCTACCATATCCCGCAATAGCGGTATTTTAGCCCAATTTTGACTTTTTGGTGCTAATTTTGACTTTTATtgggctttttattttttaatttaattttgcataCCCAATCAGCCCACCTCAATAATTCTAACCCCAAtaattctaaaccctaattcCACAACCCCAATCTGCCGCTTTTCATCTCTACTCCTTCAGTCCTTCCACAATCTGCCACCCACCGTCGCGCCGCCGCCACTGTCGCGCCGCCCCCGCCTGTTGCAGCCTAGCCAGCACCCGCCAGCACCCTCCAGCCCCACTCAGTGACTCAGCCACCGCCCAGCCATACAACCCCTCCTATTCACAATCTGCACCCTACAGCCCCTCCTATTCACAATCATCCCCACTCAGTGACTCAGCCACCGCCCAGCCACTTGACGCCGCCACCCCCTCGCTGCCGCCACCctcgcgccgccgccgccgccacctacAGCAACCGAGCACCTTCCAGCAACAGTCCAGCGACCAGCAGTCAGCTTTCCAACAAggtatttttctattttgtggTTCTATTACATGCTTTACCCATTCTATAATGTataaaaacttaaaaagtaaTGATATCATCAGCTAGGTTGTGTGATAAACAAGAGCATGCAAATATTCTGGATTTTGTTAACTTATTAtgttttattgttttcttttatttgcaaGAATGTCTCATGGAGAAGCTTCAACAGCTGCCACTAGTGGAAAATGTTCGAATAGAACTGATCCGGGCAAGAAGTATTGTTCTCCCGTTGATGAAAAGTTGACTAGTAAAGTCAAATGCAACTTTTGCAACAAAGAGATGAACGGGGGCATCACAAGATCAAAAGAGCATCTGATGGGCAAGAAAGGAAAGGTTGCCCCATGTCCTAGTTGTCCGAAACAGGTGCGAGATGAGCTTTGGGATCACTTccaatccaaaaaaaattttgGAAGCTCAGATTTTGCGAAGTATACAGAGTTTGTCGATCTAGGTGGTACTGATAGTACGAGTGGCATTGGCAATGCAGATGAAGATGCTACAGTAGTGAGAGGGCCGATGGATGAGTTTATGAAAAGGGGTGCAGCTGCAAGTGCTGGAAAACTAAAGCAAAGAGAATATGAGGCAACAGAATGTGAAAGAATCTCTTGATAAAAATGCTGTAGCACTAGTCCACCAGGATATTGCTCGGTTTTGGTATCATGCAGGCTTGTCGTTCAACGCGATTCGGTTGCCGTACTTTGATCGGATGGTTCAATCAATTGGAGAATTTGGCAAGAATTTGCCAGTTCCGAGCTATCATGACATCAGAGTTCCTCTTTTGCACAAAGAGATGGAACATACTGAAGCATTATTGGAGAAAAAGAAGAAGGTATGGACGAAGGTTGGTTGCTCGATTATGTCAGATGGATGGTCTGATCGGAAACAGAGGAGTATTATTAACTTTTTAGTTAATTCTCCTAGTGGATCCGTATTTATTAGATCTATTGATGCATCTGGCATTGTGAAGACAGGAGAAAAAATATTTGAGATGCTTGATTCTATGGTTGATGAAATTGGTGAAGAAAATGTTGTCCAAGTAGTAACAGTCAACGGGAGTAATTATGTTGCAGCCGGGAAGTTGTTGATGGCAAAGAGAGAGCATCTTTATTGGACTCCATGTGCGGCACACTGTATAGACCTAATGCTCGAAGATATTGGTAAGATTGCCGTGATTAAGAATACAATTAAGAGGAGTATTAGTCTTGTTGGCTATATTTATAGTCATAGTTTTACCTTAAACTTGTTAAGGACTACCACAAACAAAAAGGAGTTAGTGAGGTCGGCCATCACTCGATTTGCTGCAATGAAGCGCAATTTGGGCTGCAGACTACCACCAATGATTGGGCAGACGCGCAATGAAGAAAACTTCATAGGCCCATGAACTATTTGGGCTGCAGACTACCATCAAATATGCCACGGGCTTTTGGCCCAATGATAATTAAAGCCCAAGACCAGGATTTTCTAAGGAGTAGTACATACtagatttcttagataaatgtACCGAAAATAATTATTCGGAATTTTTATCCAAAATTATACTCTGTTACCAAATCAAAACACCTTGAGACGATTAACTCAATAATGATTTTGCATGTGTAGTCCGTACACATTTGTATTCTTTCATCGTATCAAcatataattaatgtaaaatCACAAGCATGCGTTTCTAAGTATATTTTGttagtattttattaatatttatattctgGACCTGAAATAAAACAAATCCCTCATGACAGCCACTCCTATTTTTCAAACAATATATAAAGGCatcatttaaatttttaattatataattatatgaaTTTGGCCCTGGCCCTTCTAAAGGGGTGAAAAGTTGATCCCTAATTCTTTACTTTAGTCTATCTCAGGTTGGGTTGATTATAACCATACACACTAGATCGTCcattttaatcatattttatcTTAATCATATTTTATCTTAGCATCACCTGCAATGTCTTATTTAtctattaattattattattgttgttagtattagtattagtagtattattattttctttgatcTCAAGTTTAAGTTATtgtgttttaatttgtttttttggaAAGATCCACTGTATTTAAGTAGAATGTATAAATATGTCTTTAACACTTAATAATTAATCACTAGCTAGGATCGGATATATTCCATAAAAGGGAAATATATTATAACTTTTCTGAAGCTTCATCTTTTTgtaatgaaatttaattataatttctcATATTATAATACTTACTCTTGTTTTATTACTAGATACACTTTGAAATAGTGAACAATGTCCCACCATTACATGAAATTTTCGTGAACaattatcataattttttttgtctatttttggcaaaaactgCCCTGGTAGTAGTAATTTACACTTGGTTTGGCTTTATAATATCACAACATACACAATGCTAATATTTTGGGCAAAATATATGTAAGGCAATTTAATCTAACACTTAGGGAAAACAAAATTATCAAAGGCAAATTAATATAGCAGTAATTCTTATTATACAATAGGTTAATAATTTCACCCAAAAATGGTTtatattttgagtaatttatgCATTGTTAGTTCGCATCTTAAAGTTGTAACTTAACAATTCCATTTCACATACATTCCCCCGAAAACGAACGACATGcagaaaataatgtaaaagtaaCACTATTTATAGCTAATTGTTGTCGGGCTAACAAATATAACACCTCTAAAATTATAGACGACACAAATCGTGGGGTGAAAAAGTTCAAATTCAGGTAGAAATACCTACGTAAGTTAGTAGGAGACGTGCAAAGTTGCGGATTTGATTTGATATATTAATTCAATGTTacgttataaataaataaacacgTGACGTATAAGAAGGGTGTTGGGGTATTAAAGACAACATACCTATTCTTACATGCAATGCaatctattgacatttgacaAGTTCGAATTCAGGCATGATAAAAcgaatattaaaattaatagaaaaagaaaagttcAAATTCATGGaacattataatataattatttattataagttATACAATAATATCTCCAATATTCATACTTCACGGCTCATTTATCTAAAATTCGAAGGTGAAATACAGGAAAGAATTGGACAAATAATGTGAGAGAGGAAAAATGgaacaaaataaaatgaaagttgttGGTGATACAATCTTGtgaaaatatttggaatttgtgaaaataaatatataaaaatgatgcAATCTTGagaaaatattactagtattttgttTCTATTGCTCCATATTTCTCAATTTAATACGCAACGATTTGTAGTGATAAATGCTACACTAGTGATGGCATACAAATTGACATAATTCACGATACTTTCGTTTCTTTACTTAATCTACATTGATTGATTTTTCCTCTTAATTTTTTTCGTTATTCGAATAACAACCTACAAGTTCTTATATAACCATTTGTTGCATTCTTCGAAAAAATTATCGAATAAATCACAGGTTGTGGATCGTGGCCACTTGAAGCTCTAGCTAATTCATTGATTCGATGAGAAACgtcttattaattaaattgtgtgtTATCGTTCAAACACGTGCCAATATGTAGCCCAATGCTTTAGACATTCTCATTCAATctcaaactctatatatatatgtgtgtgaaaaGTGATGGGGTTGTTTACTCATCCACGTAAGCCGGCAGTTGAGAAGATTGAATGGTCCATCAATTTTTTGTCTAAATTCGCATTACCCTTTCCATATTCCATACTTGGTAAGTTGAGAGCCCTTAGCTTGTCCAACCGAATCAAAATCTTTGATTTAAAAGGTAAGAACCTTGATGTTTTGGTCTTCCAATTCTTTGAATCTCAGATTCCTTGTCTCAATAATGGGTGCCCCATTTCCTCTTTCcatatattattgattattGGCGATTTTAAGACATTCCAGATATGGACAAGATAATGGTTGCAAATAAGTGGATTTCTTCAATTGCTATAACAAGATAATGTTGAGATATTCACGTGTTAATGGTTTTTTATCGAAAAATACTGAGTAAAACAAATTAATGGTTTAGTCAATAGAGTGAAAAATAAGAGTGCATATGTAGTTGCTGCTTACCAGTCATGCATTCcacaaatatataatcacaCACATGTAGTGAATCGCATTTATAAATGCAAATCTATAATAAATCGAGTATATACTATAGTTTACCATACGTAACATAACATCTACTACCCGCTTAATTTGCAAACTCATTTTAACTTTATGGGTGGGTTTATGACAGATTTTTAAACCCTAGTTTTTCAATTAAACCACACTATTTGTTGCTTAATCGAAAATATCGTTTAACTCACTGACTATAACATTTATGTATGATTTTTCAACTTTCATATTAGAACAATTTCTCCAATTATTTTCACAATAGGATGGATATATGCTAACAAATCAAAACTTCATGATATTAAGATTGATTTTCAAAATCCCAACACCGAATTTAATTTCACcaaaatttattgtttttatgaCTATTTGCCAAAAAAAACATTTCTTATTCCTATCAACTCTATATCCCCATCTTTTAATTTATACAAACCccaaaatagtactagtataaaaaaaagagatggGAATGAATTGGTGAActaacaaaatattaatttgattaaatataaTCATTCAATTTCAAGCCGGAGAGTCATCATTCACTTTGATATCATCCGATGAAGAAATTAAGCCATCGCTTTCATGGTCGGCTTTTCCAGTCAACTCCTTGGCCCTGCTAGCTTCCTCATCCCAATCCATTCTCATCACCACCACCAGCATCGCCGCCGCGCACGACGCCTGCGCCGCCAGCAGCCCCATCCACAGCCCCTTGAAGTCATACCCAAGGTAGAAGCACAGCCCCACCGCCACCGGCATCCCCACCAGATAAAAGCACCCCACATTAATCCCCGCCCCCATCCTCGGCCTCGCCGTCCCCCTCAGCACCCCGTACCCCGTCGTCTGCGGGCAGTTCCCGAGCTCGCACAGCCCGATCACCGGCAGCACCGCCGCCGTCAGCGCCGCGATCTCGGCGTCTCCCGTGAACATCCCCGCCCAGACGTTCCTCACCGAGACCGCGAACGCCAGCGCGGCGATGCCGGTGAGGAAGCTGGCGCAGAGGCCGAGGACGGCGGCAGTCCTGGCCCCCTGCGGCCGCCCCGCCCCGAGCTGGTTCCCGACCCTGGCCGAGACCCCCATGCTCAGGGAGGAGGGGAAAATGTATATGAGGGAGGTGGTCTGGATGAGGATCCCCATGGACCCAACGGTAGCCCTGGGGTTTGCCAGGAGGCCACATAGGAGGATCATGATCTCATACCACCACCACTCTAGACAAACGCTGACGCAGCTGGGAACCGCGAGGTTCAGGAGTGGTCCCCAGTTTGTCAGGGATTTGTTGGAGAAACCGCCCCATGTTTTTATGTAAGCCCCTGACCTCGCCACGTAGGCGAGGATGCAGAGGACGAGGTTGAGGTTTGTGatgacggcggcggcggcgacgccggGGACGCCGAGAGAGAGGACGGTGACGAGGAGGTAGGTGATGGGGATGTGGAGGAGGACGGCGAGGGCGGCGCAGTATGCGAGGGGCATTGTGATGGATTGGGTGCGGAGGTAGATGCGGAGGGGGTGGAGGAGGGAGTTGGCGGCAAGGTCGGGGAGGGAGGCGAGGATGTAGgagcgggcggcggcggcgatggcGGGGTCCTGGCcgcagaggaggaggaggtggtgCATGTTGAGCCAGAGGAGGGAGATGGGGAGGGAGgcgaggaggagaaggagggaGGCGCGTTGGAGGGCGAGGCCGAGTTGCTTGAAGCGGT is a window of Salvia splendens isolate huo1 chromosome 3, SspV2, whole genome shotgun sequence DNA encoding:
- the LOC121796360 gene encoding BAG family molecular chaperone regulator 3-like, which encodes MNKDYILRMKPNKANKSPTGGGEVAGGWEVRPGGMLVQKRNSDCNHIVSNIKVRVKHGSVYRDVVISSQASFGELKKMVAGATGVHTQDQKMIYKEKERDSKSFLDSVGVRDGSKIVMVEDEVSRERRCLESRKNAKLDKASKEIAEIRFEVDALAKKVGAIELEINGGKKVVETVFLGLIELLMKQLIKLDAIVADGDVKLQRRMQVKRVQRYIETLDMLKMRNSNLENMQQYQKIYKEPVSKTCQKQQEMKKINGGFNHGQVVVTTKWETF
- the LOC121797083 gene encoding uncharacterized protein LOC121797083, encoding MSHGEASTAATSGKCSNRTDPGKKYCSPVDEKLTSKVKCNFCNKEMNGGITRSKEHLMGKKGKVAPCPSCPKQVRDELWDHFQSKKNFGSSDFAKYTEFVDLGGTDSTSGIGNADEDATVVRGPMDEFMKRGAAASAGKLKQREYEATECLSFNAIRLPYFDRMVQSIGEFGKNLPVPSYHDIRVPLLHKEMEHTEALLEKKKKVWTKVGCSIMSDGWSDRKQRSIINFLVNSPSGSVFIRSIDASGIVKTGEKIFEMLDSMVDEIGEENVVQVVTVNGSNYVAAGKLLMAKREHLYWTPCAAHCIDLMLEDIGKIAVIKNTIKRSISLVGYIYSHSFTLNLLRTTTNKKELVRSAITRFAAMKRNLGCRLPPMIGQTRNEENFIGP
- the LOC121796328 gene encoding protein DETOXIFICATION 49-like; translated protein: MSPTYIDKKPPKTTTVATPSASDILKEAKAIRDVSLPMILTSLILYLRSLISLVFLGHLGPLPLAGGALAVCFANITGYSVLSGLASGMEPICAQSHGAHRFKQLGLALQRASLLLLLASLPISLLWLNMHHLLLLCGQDPAIAAAARSYILASLPDLAANSLLHPLRIYLRTQSITMPLAYCAALAVLLHIPITYLLVTVLSLGVPGVAAAAVITNLNLVLCILAYVARSGAYIKTWGGFSNKSLTNWGPLLNLAVPSCVSVCLEWWWYEIMILLCGLLANPRATVGSMGILIQTTSLIYIFPSSLSMGVSARVGNQLGAGRPQGARTAAVLGLCASFLTGIAALAFAVSVRNVWAGMFTGDAEIAALTAAVLPVIGLCELGNCPQTTGYGVLRGTARPRMGAGINVGCFYLVGMPVAVGLCFYLGYDFKGLWMGLLAAQASCAAAMLVVVMRMDWDEEASRAKELTGKADHESDGLISSSDDIKVNDDSPA